In Xylanibacter ruminicola 23, a single genomic region encodes these proteins:
- a CDS encoding sensor histidine kinase yields MKHYLYLFVLLTLAFLGSNKIYADTDNIEQELAMRVQQAQVSGSDSDFYNAHKLFLNHLEKNQTWDKFYRAWMNRVIYDVNHKHFHRAYTEIHRITEDIRDRHQEKYLYIPHMCLGFFYFGRNQPEMGETYFRKALQGVDANKEPISVFNCYLSLAQALSGNHPTEAMACLDSLPKQMLDNPMYDSGVLGFRCIIANRLGDRQAFDRYYARYDSIRQNNPAGFNPANLYQVMVCHYMLKNDYKHALAWCDSVDVPMMANELRLDVYEKMGDWQHAFRAAELKDSFQQIDEREVLEDDIMDISHGIDMLQAEQEKGELRHKQLMLGGLLSTVIILLLIAILIYRYFKNLKLKEQFHELQEARRRAKAGQAIRRAFVTTIFEKLKSPISSLLNYARIFNDPEFKLKPEERSKRYRDIVAAAKNIESLMDPVLDSYSRGDLGITDEEKRVCQDALRSPLQTLIGTAEVIIDADGQLPHDEYMQLRSAICRDAYDVATSTRKLILFSLYGDAYPIPMNYEIGLNEMARTTLNSYDQHFKTQPKNIEFVTDVADDVKITTNMLLQELINCLLDNVVKYATGDTLQLSCHTLTDGSYAIAVSNEGPTIPASDAEHIFVPFVRLSPNEHTLGVGLPLARCLATSMGYTLTLDTTYTQGARFVVRLK; encoded by the coding sequence ATGAAACATTATCTATACCTTTTTGTACTTTTAACCTTGGCATTTCTCGGTAGCAACAAGATCTATGCTGATACCGACAACATAGAACAGGAACTAGCCATGCGCGTTCAACAAGCGCAGGTAAGTGGCAGCGATTCTGACTTCTACAATGCTCATAAACTATTTCTCAACCACTTGGAGAAGAACCAAACTTGGGATAAATTCTACCGTGCTTGGATGAACCGCGTTATTTACGATGTTAACCACAAGCACTTCCACCGTGCCTATACTGAGATTCATCGCATTACCGAAGATATCCGCGATCGCCATCAGGAGAAATATCTGTATATCCCCCACATGTGTCTGGGTTTCTTCTATTTCGGCAGAAACCAACCAGAAATGGGTGAGACATACTTTCGTAAGGCTCTTCAGGGAGTAGATGCCAACAAAGAACCCATATCAGTATTCAATTGCTACCTATCTTTGGCTCAAGCACTTAGCGGAAACCATCCTACCGAGGCCATGGCATGCCTCGACAGTCTGCCAAAACAAATGCTCGATAACCCGATGTACGATAGCGGCGTGCTGGGCTTTCGTTGCATCATCGCCAACCGCCTAGGCGACCGCCAGGCATTCGACCGCTACTATGCCCGCTACGACAGTATTCGCCAGAATAATCCTGCAGGGTTTAATCCTGCCAACCTGTATCAGGTAATGGTTTGTCATTATATGTTGAAAAACGACTATAAGCACGCTTTGGCTTGGTGCGACTCTGTTGATGTGCCGATGATGGCAAACGAGCTGCGACTGGATGTATATGAAAAGATGGGCGATTGGCAACATGCCTTCCGTGCCGCCGAACTCAAGGACAGTTTTCAACAGATTGACGAGCGCGAGGTGCTCGAGGATGATATCATGGATATCTCGCACGGCATCGATATGCTTCAAGCCGAACAGGAGAAAGGCGAACTGCGCCACAAGCAATTAATGTTGGGAGGTCTATTGTCTACAGTCATCATCTTACTGCTTATAGCCATACTTATCTATCGCTATTTCAAAAATCTCAAGTTGAAAGAGCAGTTCCATGAGTTACAGGAGGCCCGCCGTCGAGCTAAGGCCGGTCAGGCTATCCGTCGTGCCTTTGTAACAACCATCTTTGAAAAGCTCAAATCACCTATCAGTTCGCTGCTAAACTATGCACGCATATTCAACGACCCAGAATTCAAACTCAAACCCGAGGAACGCAGTAAGCGTTATCGCGATATTGTTGCTGCAGCCAAGAACATCGAATCGTTGATGGACCCAGTACTTGATTCTTACTCACGTGGCGATTTAGGAATTACTGATGAGGAGAAACGTGTTTGTCAGGATGCGCTCCGCTCGCCGTTACAGACACTGATTGGTACTGCAGAAGTTATCATCGATGCCGACGGACAGTTGCCCCACGATGAGTATATGCAGTTACGCTCAGCTATCTGCCGTGATGCCTACGATGTAGCTACATCTACCCGCAAGCTGATATTATTCAGTCTCTATGGCGATGCTTATCCTATCCCTATGAACTACGAGATTGGTCTTAACGAAATGGCACGTACCACTCTAAACAGTTACGACCAGCATTTCAAAACCCAACCCAAGAACATCGAGTTTGTAACAGATGTGGCCGACGATGTGAAGATTACCACCAATATGCTGCTGCAGGAGCTGATTAACTGCCTGCTCGACAATGTTGTAAAATATGCCACAGGCGATACGCTGCAGTTAAGCTGTCACACCCTAACCGATGGTAGCTATGCGATTGCTGTAAGCAACGAAGGCCCCACCATCCCAGCGAGTGATGCTGAGCATATCTTTGTGCCGTTTGTACGTCTGTCGCCCAACGAGCATACACTTGGCGTTGGCTTGCCATTGGCCCGATGCTTAGCCACCTCGATGGGATACACCCTCACCCTCGACACCACTTACACACAAGGTGCCCGGTTTGTGGTTAGATTAAAATAA
- the axeA1 gene encoding acetylxylan esterase AxeA1, whose amino-acid sequence MNRKLFMTGLLMLAMTMQAQTAKKFTLNLSDDGKAQMVCFLPENPSGRAIVGVPGGGYSMLSNTHEGYQASDWLNKQGIAYFVVNYRLPHGDRTIPVGDVEQGFRIVRDSAKVWNINPNDVGIMGFSAGGHLSSVISTMSPYEVRPNFSILFYPVISMDERVSHKWSCINFLGKEGYKDPKLIGQYSTQNAVRSHLTPPACIISANDDRLVPVVTNGIQYYSAMRNAGNECSLFIYPSGDHGFGFGTWFKYHDQLLQDLGNWLKSIPAPKEDAIRVACIGNSITDGFGIDMRAKYGYPAQLQGILGDGYWVKNFGVSARTMLNKGDFPYMNEMAWKDALAFKPDVVVIKLGTNDSKPENWQYGSEFRQDLEQMIKALRPDLAQPAKKGKKKAKAAAQPAGPKILLCTPIPAFKPSWNINDKVITDEIIPIQQEVAKQYGLQIIDLHALMLNDGDKVVDDGIHPNEKGAKKMAEIIAAAIK is encoded by the coding sequence ATGAACAGAAAACTATTCATGACGGGGCTGCTGATGCTGGCTATGACCATGCAGGCGCAGACCGCAAAGAAGTTTACGTTGAACCTGTCCGATGATGGAAAGGCTCAGATGGTGTGTTTCCTTCCAGAGAATCCCTCAGGCAGAGCCATTGTTGGTGTGCCTGGAGGTGGCTACTCTATGCTTTCGAATACGCATGAGGGCTATCAGGCTTCCGATTGGTTGAATAAACAGGGTATCGCTTATTTCGTGGTAAACTATCGTTTGCCGCATGGTGACCGTACCATTCCAGTAGGAGATGTGGAGCAAGGTTTCCGTATCGTTCGCGACTCGGCTAAGGTCTGGAATATTAATCCTAACGATGTGGGCATTATGGGCTTCTCGGCAGGTGGACATCTGTCGTCGGTCATCTCAACGATGTCGCCTTATGAAGTGCGTCCTAACTTCTCGATACTATTCTATCCAGTAATCTCGATGGATGAGCGTGTATCACATAAGTGGTCGTGCATCAACTTTCTGGGTAAAGAGGGGTATAAGGATCCTAAACTTATAGGACAGTACTCAACCCAGAATGCCGTTCGCAGCCATCTCACGCCACCTGCTTGTATCATCAGCGCTAACGACGACCGTTTGGTGCCTGTGGTAACCAATGGCATACAGTATTATTCGGCTATGCGCAATGCCGGTAATGAATGCAGCTTGTTTATTTACCCTTCGGGCGATCATGGCTTTGGCTTTGGCACGTGGTTTAAGTATCACGACCAGCTGTTGCAGGACTTAGGTAACTGGCTTAAGTCGATTCCTGCCCCCAAGGAGGATGCTATCCGTGTGGCTTGCATCGGTAACAGCATTACTGATGGTTTTGGTATTGATATGCGTGCCAAGTACGGCTATCCGGCACAACTGCAGGGAATCCTGGGTGATGGCTACTGGGTAAAGAACTTTGGTGTTTCGGCACGTACCATGTTGAACAAGGGTGATTTCCCTTATATGAACGAGATGGCCTGGAAGGATGCCTTGGCATTTAAGCCCGATGTGGTTGTGATTAAGCTCGGCACCAACGACTCGAAGCCCGAGAACTGGCAGTATGGCTCAGAGTTTAGGCAGGATTTGGAACAGATGATTAAGGCCCTGCGCCCAGACCTTGCCCAACCAGCTAAGAAAGGTAAGAAGAAGGCTAAGGCTGCAGCTCAGCCTGCAGGTCCAAAGATCCTGCTTTGTACGCCCATCCCTGCCTTCAAGCCCAGTTGGAATATCAACGATAAGGTGATTACCGACGAGATTATCCCCATCCAGCAGGAAGTAGCTAAGCAGTATGGCTTACAGATTATCGATCTGCATGCCCTGATGCTAAACGATGGCGATAAGGTGGTAGATGATGGTATTCATCCCAACGAAAAAGGGGCCAAGAAGATGGCCGAGATCATTGCGGCTGCCATCAAATAA
- a CDS encoding DUF3089 domain-containing protein: MCTNRLKSAFVALSCVCASLFFGSWDSDSQSVIGPIPPSPHYDDPSQWFIVNRQGEADLFYIISTETGDHMIGSDTCHFADTYNAGQRGQMRIEMHAVDSFYSGKLNYYSPYYRQVTMQSWSSPETALARLPLAMSDCVRSWDYYIKHLNQGRPFILAGFSQGAHAMLEIMKRMPDDVADRMVAAYFIGYRITKEDTACCRHLRPACKANDTKVSICFNSVKTPECEIPVVSAGNLFCINPINWRTDTVGASFVYYDKEHQNDTLSARLDPKSKLLLIGGYKNDEPMPVIGIPGNYHHMELRFYYPYIRQNMADRVEAFFNNRTK, translated from the coding sequence ATGTGTACGAATAGACTAAAATCGGCTTTTGTTGCGCTTTCTTGCGTATGCGCTTCGCTATTCTTCGGTTCGTGGGATAGTGATAGTCAGTCGGTTATCGGTCCAATTCCCCCATCACCGCATTACGATGATCCCAGCCAGTGGTTTATAGTTAACCGCCAGGGTGAGGCCGATTTGTTTTATATCATCTCTACAGAAACAGGCGACCATATGATAGGTAGTGATACCTGCCATTTTGCCGACACTTACAATGCTGGTCAGCGTGGACAGATGAGGATTGAAATGCATGCTGTGGATTCGTTTTATTCAGGCAAACTGAATTACTATTCGCCTTATTATCGTCAGGTGACGATGCAGTCGTGGTCGTCACCCGAAACTGCGCTTGCACGTTTGCCATTAGCCATGTCGGACTGCGTTCGGAGTTGGGATTACTATATCAAACATCTGAATCAGGGGCGCCCCTTTATACTGGCTGGCTTCAGTCAGGGAGCTCATGCCATGTTGGAGATTATGAAGCGCATGCCGGATGATGTGGCCGACCGCATGGTGGCTGCCTATTTTATTGGTTATAGGATTACTAAGGAAGATACGGCATGTTGCCGACATTTGCGCCCGGCTTGCAAGGCTAACGATACCAAGGTGTCGATTTGCTTTAACTCGGTAAAGACGCCAGAGTGCGAAATACCAGTGGTAAGTGCGGGTAATCTGTTCTGTATTAATCCCATCAACTGGCGAACAGATACGGTAGGCGCGTCGTTTGTGTATTACGACAAGGAGCATCAGAATGATACGCTCTCGGCACGACTCGACCCGAAGAGCAAGTTACTGTTGATAGGTGGCTATAAGAATGATGAACCGATGCCAGTAATCGGTATTCCGGGAAACTATCATCACATGGAACTAAGATTCTACTACCCTTATATCAGGCAGAATATGGCTGATCGTGTGGAGGCATTTTTTAACAATAGGACTAAATAA
- a CDS encoding threonine aldolase family protein, whose protein sequence is MISFECDYNNGAHPKVLENLIKYNDAKPTPYGFDEFSERAKERIRVACGLPDAQIFFLTGGTQTNATTIDSMLYQYEGVICVGSGHINVHEAGAVEFTEHKIITIADNNGKMEAKTLDKYLDDYMHDGNKDHAVHPGLVYITFPTEFGTLYTAKELDDIYQVCQHYEIPLYIDGARLGYGLMAEENDITLPYLARHCDVFYIGGTKIGALCGEAVVFTHQNAHKHFFSIQKQHGAVIAKGALIGLQFDALFTDDLYFKLSEHAIKMAMRMKQIFIKKGFEFYVDSPTNQQFVIMDNTLVEALSQKMKFTHFGQADKYHTICRFVTSWATTEEELDELEKILG, encoded by the coding sequence ATGATTTCATTTGAATGTGACTACAACAACGGGGCTCATCCAAAAGTTTTGGAGAACCTGATTAAATACAACGATGCCAAACCAACCCCTTATGGTTTTGATGAGTTTAGCGAACGCGCCAAAGAGCGCATCCGTGTAGCATGCGGATTGCCCGATGCCCAGATATTCTTCCTCACCGGCGGCACCCAGACTAATGCCACCACCATCGACTCGATGCTGTATCAGTACGAGGGTGTGATTTGTGTTGGCAGCGGTCATATCAACGTACACGAGGCTGGTGCTGTAGAGTTCACCGAGCACAAAATCATAACCATTGCCGATAATAATGGTAAGATGGAAGCCAAGACACTCGACAAGTATCTCGACGACTATATGCACGACGGCAACAAGGACCACGCTGTACACCCAGGATTGGTTTACATCACTTTCCCCACCGAGTTTGGAACTCTCTACACAGCAAAGGAACTTGACGACATCTACCAGGTATGTCAGCACTACGAGATACCGCTTTATATAGATGGTGCCCGTTTGGGCTATGGACTGATGGCCGAAGAGAACGATATCACCCTGCCCTACCTGGCCCGTCACTGCGATGTTTTCTATATCGGTGGAACTAAGATTGGTGCCCTTTGCGGCGAGGCTGTGGTATTTACGCACCAGAATGCCCACAAGCATTTCTTCTCTATCCAGAAACAGCATGGTGCCGTGATTGCCAAGGGCGCCTTGATAGGCTTGCAGTTCGATGCGCTGTTTACTGACGACCTCTACTTCAAACTCTCAGAACATGCCATCAAGATGGCTATGCGCATGAAGCAGATATTCATCAAGAAAGGCTTCGAGTTCTATGTCGACTCACCCACCAACCAGCAGTTTGTAATTATGGACAACACACTGGTTGAGGCACTGAGTCAGAAGATGAAGTTCACTCATTTCGGTCAGGCCGACAAATACCATACCATCTGCCGTTTCGTAACCAGCTGGGCCACCACCGAAGAAGAATTAGACGAATTAGAGAAGATACTCGGATGA
- a CDS encoding DUF6057 family protein → MKNLYYKYYPTAAIILCAIIIWCFFQFWYPYHFFFQEQNQIFLWSWDYISTYTDKSGGLAGLVGDFLTQFYYYLFAGSTILTVCLLIIAGLLYQSLIHFKVSKIVTLALTLFVMVFVAVCHFSTSYRLSSTISIMGWLLLLWGVSSIRKNALKLSVLACGLLPCYLLFGSPVIKQLQMPDLVLEKDFAVDCEYHFGHYDKVIQMVEGQDRWTDQMVFFYNLAQAQRGKLPDHLLKFTPTQLGTFYKIGPETPMLIIRNMNELYWALGDMTFTERAAMMTNVFSHNNRNVRMMQRLAECNYVSGDSLAAEKYLRILDKTLVYDRWADNVRKNGKTIYQQKMQMVNRHDTISTTDNAHLLMMQLLNANPNNTIALDYILCSTLVLKDIASFKRDYDRYCIDTNNPRLKTLYQEALCIWLAGTDAPQQEWEKYIKRGDVFQRFQQYNQQRGNANFKDTYWYYFDKIKAPEI, encoded by the coding sequence ATGAAGAACCTATACTATAAATATTACCCTACAGCCGCAATTATTCTCTGCGCCATTATCATCTGGTGTTTCTTTCAGTTCTGGTATCCCTATCACTTCTTTTTCCAAGAGCAGAACCAGATATTCCTTTGGTCGTGGGATTATATCTCCACCTATACTGATAAGTCAGGTGGATTGGCAGGTCTTGTGGGTGATTTCCTCACGCAGTTCTATTACTACCTGTTTGCAGGCTCCACAATCCTCACGGTTTGTCTGCTCATCATAGCTGGCTTGCTTTACCAGTCGCTTATCCACTTCAAGGTCAGCAAAATTGTGACCCTTGCATTGACACTGTTTGTGATGGTGTTCGTGGCCGTATGCCATTTCAGCACCAGCTATCGCCTCTCATCTACAATCTCTATCATGGGATGGCTGCTCTTATTATGGGGGGTATCAAGCATCCGAAAAAACGCCCTGAAGCTGTCGGTATTAGCTTGTGGCCTGCTCCCCTGTTATCTGCTATTTGGCAGTCCTGTCATCAAGCAATTGCAGATGCCAGATCTGGTTTTAGAGAAGGATTTTGCTGTCGACTGCGAATACCACTTTGGCCATTACGATAAAGTGATACAGATGGTAGAAGGTCAGGACCGATGGACCGACCAGATGGTGTTCTTCTACAACCTGGCACAGGCACAACGCGGTAAGCTGCCCGACCACCTACTCAAGTTCACTCCTACCCAGTTGGGAACCTTCTACAAGATTGGTCCCGAAACGCCAATGCTGATTATCCGTAACATGAACGAGCTGTATTGGGCCTTAGGCGATATGACCTTTACCGAGCGTGCAGCCATGATGACGAACGTGTTCTCGCACAACAACCGTAACGTGCGAATGATGCAACGTTTGGCCGAGTGTAATTACGTGAGTGGTGATTCGTTAGCAGCCGAGAAATACCTGCGTATCCTCGACAAGACATTGGTATATGACCGTTGGGCCGACAATGTCCGCAAGAATGGCAAAACCATCTATCAGCAGAAGATGCAGATGGTAAATCGCCACGACACCATATCGACAACCGACAATGCCCACCTGCTCATGATGCAGTTGCTCAATGCCAATCCGAACAACACCATAGCCTTGGATTACATTCTGTGCAGCACACTGGTATTAAAGGATATTGCCAGCTTCAAGCGCGATTACGACCGCTATTGCATCGACACCAACAACCCACGATTAAAGACACTCTACCAGGAGGCACTTTGCATTTGGCTGGCTGGTACCGACGCACCACAACAAGAGTGGGAGAAATACATCAAGCGCGGCGATGTCTTCCAGCGTTTTCAACAGTATAACCAACAACGTGGTAATGCCAATTTCAAGGACACCTATTGGTATTACTTTGATAAGATAAAAGCACCTGAAATATGA
- a CDS encoding TolB family protein, whose translation MKKLLNLLTILIVLTSCTPTPENVQESNTLPPIYPDYCDVTIPQNIAPLNFLLRADCEAIEVKASDITINTRGNEAVFDIDDWKALLQQSADKSIEVNVSALINGQWTAYRPFTWQVVSDKVDPYLTYRLIEPDYEIWNNVQIQQRCVENFDVNALGHYEKLENRCMNCHTFANQNPQLSMMYVRGPGGGAILNENGILSKLNIPGSVYFGFSPTGRYITYSTQKIIPAFHSDPSKRLEVYDSESNVCVADMQEHRIFTSPLLSDSLKFETFPTFSPDGKYIYYCAADSVSLPHDIKQLQYSLVRIAFDEKTGTIGTQVDTLYHQRSVCHPRVSPDGQYILYTVADYGTFPIWHPEADLQMMNLQTGKIDTLSIVNSAKSDTYHSWSSNSRWFVFASKRDDGLYGKPYFCYIDKHGKAHKPFCLPQAHPSFYDNNLKSFNAPELGKGKVPFDVEDVAKAMKKESVTFK comes from the coding sequence ATGAAAAAATTACTTAACCTACTCACTATACTGATAGTACTTACCTCTTGTACACCCACCCCTGAGAATGTACAGGAGAGCAACACTCTACCACCTATTTATCCCGACTACTGTGATGTAACTATTCCACAGAATATAGCCCCGCTCAACTTTCTGCTGCGTGCCGATTGTGAAGCCATCGAGGTAAAGGCTAGCGACATCACCATCAACACCCGTGGCAACGAGGCCGTATTCGACATCGACGATTGGAAGGCCCTGTTGCAACAATCTGCTGATAAGAGCATAGAAGTGAATGTCAGTGCCCTTATCAACGGGCAGTGGACGGCCTACAGGCCCTTCACCTGGCAGGTAGTAAGCGACAAGGTGGATCCCTATCTCACCTACCGTCTCATTGAGCCCGATTACGAGATATGGAACAACGTACAGATTCAGCAACGCTGTGTAGAGAACTTCGACGTAAACGCCTTAGGACATTACGAGAAGTTGGAAAACCGCTGCATGAACTGCCACACGTTTGCCAACCAGAACCCACAGCTATCCATGATGTACGTTCGTGGTCCTGGCGGCGGTGCCATCCTGAATGAGAACGGCATACTCAGCAAGCTGAACATCCCTGGCAGTGTTTACTTCGGATTCAGTCCCACTGGCCGCTATATCACCTATTCTACCCAGAAGATTATTCCCGCTTTCCATAGCGACCCCAGCAAGCGATTAGAAGTGTACGATTCGGAGTCGAATGTATGCGTGGCCGATATGCAGGAGCATCGTATCTTTACCTCACCATTGCTTTCCGACAGTCTGAAGTTCGAGACATTCCCTACCTTCTCGCCCGATGGCAAGTACATCTACTACTGTGCGGCCGATAGTGTGAGTCTGCCTCACGACATCAAACAGTTGCAATACAGTTTGGTGCGCATCGCCTTTGACGAGAAAACGGGCACCATCGGCACTCAGGTAGATACACTCTACCATCAGCGCAGTGTATGCCATCCACGTGTCAGCCCCGACGGTCAATACATTCTTTATACCGTAGCCGACTACGGCACCTTCCCCATCTGGCATCCAGAGGCCGATTTGCAGATGATGAACCTGCAAACGGGTAAGATTGATACACTTAGCATCGTGAATAGTGCCAAGAGCGATACTTATCACTCTTGGAGCAGCAATAGCCGCTGGTTTGTGTTTGCCTCGAAACGCGACGACGGTCTGTATGGCAAACCCTACTTCTGCTATATTGACAAGCATGGTAAAGCCCACAAGCCTTTCTGCCTGCCACAGGCACATCCTTCGTTCTACGACAACAATCTGAAGTCGTTCAATGCGCCAGAGCTAGGTAAAGGCAAGGTGCCGTTCGATGTTGAAGATGTGGCCAAAGCAATGAAAAAAGAATCCGTGACCTTTAAATAG